The Cloacibacterium caeni region TGCTTGCCAATATTAATGGCCATTGGGATTTTTGAAGGTTTGTCGTCCTGAATTACCACATCAGCGGTTTCAATGGTGGCATCACTCCCAAGGCCACCCATCGCTATGCCAACATCACTTAAAGCTACAACCGGCGCATCGTTGACTCCGTCGCCAACAAATGCAACCGTTTCATTCCGTGCTTTTATTTCTTTGACTTTATTCACTTTATCTTCCGGCAATAAATCGCCAAAAGCATTAGGTATGCCCAGTTTTCCTGCTACAGCTTTGACTACCGTTGCTTTATCACCGCTCAACATGGTAACTTTTACTCCTAAACTTTGAAGTTTCTGTACAGTTTCGGCAGCGTCTTCTTTGATGCTATCCGCAATGGTAAGGTATCCCGCAAATTTTCCTTCATAAGCAATGGCAATCAATGTTTCTACAATATCGTTTGGATTTACATCATATTGGATATTGAATTTATCCATCAGTTTAAAGTTTCCTACGAGCAACTCTTTTCCCTGATACGATCCCTTCAGGCCATGTCCCGCTATTTCTTCTACATTGTCGAGAATTATAGTATGGTCGGGTTCACCGAGATGATCGTGAATGGCAGTTGCCACCGGATGGGTTGATGAATTTTCGATTACATTCACTAATTTTAGAATTAAATCCCGGTCAAATTCCTGCTTTAGATTGACGGTCTGTACTTTAAAGACGCCCTCAGTCATGGTTCCGGTCTTATCCATAACCACATTTTTGACCTCTGCCAACGCATCCAGAAAGTTACTGCCCTTAAATAAAATTCCATTTCTGCTTGCGGCACCAATGCCACCAAAGTATCCTAGTGGAATACTAATTACTAATGCACATGGACAGGATATTACCAGGAATATAAGGGCGCGATATAACCAGTCCCGGAAAATATATTCATCGACAAACAAATAGGGTAACAGACAGATTGCCACAGCGAGAAATACCACGATTGGGGTATAGATGCGGGCAAATTTCCTGATGAACAATTCGGTGGGTGCTTTCTGTGCAGTCGCATTCTGTACCAATTCCAGAATCTTTGAAAGTTTCGAATCATTGTAGAGGGTATTGACCTGCACTTTTGCTACCGTATTCAGGTTAATCATTCCTGCAAGGACGGTATCGTTTTTCTGTTTTGTATCCGGTTTGCTTTCACCGGTAAGTGCCGAAGTATTGAACGAAGCACTGTCTGAAATCAAAATTCCATCCAGGGCCAGTTTTTCTCCCGGTTTCAGCTGAATAACCGAATCCAGTGCAACTTCCGCCGCTTTTACCGTTTGTGGGCGGTTATCCACCAAGATGGTCACTTCATCGGGACGCTGATCGAGAAGTTTTGCTATGTTTCCTTTTGCGCGCTGAACGGCTAAAGTCTGGAAAACTTCGCCTACTGAATAGAAGAGCATTACAGCTACCCCTTCAGGATATTCACCAATTGCAAAGGCACCTATTGTGGCAATAGACATTAGAAAAAACTCCGAAAACACATCTCCCTTCCTGATACTTTCAAACGCTTCTTTAAGAACCGGTAAACCTACCGGAAGATATGCCGCTGCATACCAACCAACCCGCAACCAATCATTGAACCAAGATTGAGGGATCAAATAATCGATTCCCAATCCTGCCATTAGAATCACGAATGAAATAATAGCCGGAAGAAATAGCTGGAAAGTTGATTTTCCCTGATTAGAATGATCGTGACCATCATCATCATCATCGTGTTCATCGCCAGGTTTATGGCCATCCTTTTCTGAATGCTCGCTTTTTGAACGGTTTATTTTCTCATCTACAGCACAACATGCTTTATCGCCTAACTCTTTTTTCAATCTTTGGTCTGCAACCAAATTGATTTTTTCTTCTTCTGTACAACACAACTGACGACCATTTTCGTCGAAAGTATGTGTATGTAATTTATTATTTGCCATAAGTTTTATTTTAATAATGTATTAATTCTTATTTTGAAGTGCTATTTCTTAATGACCATCACCTTCCTCTCCCTTATTATTTAACTTAGCCAAGATAAAGAAGGCGTTCTTAATTACGATTTTAGCATCGGCAGGAATTGGTTTTAAAGGTGTAATTTGTGTGTAGCCTAAAGCAGTAACCCCTTTAGCAACAGGAATTTTTTCAAAACCTACTTCCTTTTCCACAATTGTTTTTTTGTTATTTCCGTTTGTTGAAGTTGATACTTTTTCGTTATTTTCTTCTTTATCATGATCGGACTGCATTATAAAGATAAAATCCTGTCCCTTATCATTAACTATAGCTTCAGTAGGAACGGATGCAGTAGTTTGCTTATCAAGACTTATGACTGCGGTAACATTCATGCCATCAATAAGACCTGATCGGTCACCGACGACTTGTGCGTGAACAGGAACAGTTTTGCTTTCTCCTTCAAAGGCTGTACCTATTGAAGTTATTTTTGCATCATACTCTTTACCTGGACTGTTGGTAAGTGTAAAATGAATGGTTTGTCCTGGCTGTACTTTACCCAAGTCTTTTTCATATACATAGATATCTAAATGCAGGGCTGAGTTGCTTACAATTTCGGCAATTGGCGAAGCCATGTCTACATTACTCCCGATTTGCGCAATCACTTTACTTACCGTTCCGCTGATGGGCGCGCGCACCGCAAGGGACGAACTGTAACCCTGAGCTGCACCGATGCTGCCTAGCTGTTTCTGCAGTCCGGAGCGCTGGCTTCGTAATGTTGCAAGATCTGTCTGTGCCTGCTGAAATTTCTTTAACGGTGCGGCATTTCCTTTATAAAGCTGCTGGGCACGCGTTACCTCCAGCTCTGCCATCTTGATTTGGCCATTCACCTGCTGCAGCTGCTGCTGCATCACGATTAAATCGGGATTTGATATCGTTGCTATAACTTTTCCCCGCGACACATAACTTCCAGGCTGGACATACAATGAGCGCACTATACCGCTGTATGAGGGCGTGACAAATGCTTTATTCTGATTCGGCACGGTTAGCATACCGCTCACCTTGATGGTATTGGAAAGCTCCTTACTTTCGATACTGCCCATCTGGATGCCTACAGTTTTTATCTGTTCTTCGGTGAAATGTGCCACATTAGGATCTTCGTGCTCATCGGGCTTCTCTACTGCAGTTGCTTCTTTGGTTTCAGTGACTTCTGATTCTTTTTTGCATCCTGTCAACAAGACAGAGACCGCAAAAATTAGGGTGATATATTTTTTCATGTTATATTCTCTTTTGGATCCTTAATTTTTAATATAGTAGTTATATTGTATTACTGCCATGTTGTATTCGTTCAGTGCAATCAAATAGTTTTTTCTAATGTCTATAGCTTGGGTGAAAAACTGGTGCATTTCAGAAAACCCTATTTCCCCAGCTTTGTAACTCAGCATTGCCGCATCGAAAATTTGGTCTGCCTGTTTCAAACCTATACTTTCATAATATTTAAGCATTTCAGCAGCTTTCAGAATTTCAGTATAGCTGGAGCGGGTTTGTGCCGCGAACTGATTTTCCTGATAGCGCAGCTGAGATTGTTGAATTTCGACCTCGGCTTCTGCAGACTGCAATTTGGCTTTGTAAGCAGTCTTTCCAAAAATGGGAAATTCTACCGCTACTGAAAAGCCTGTTATGGGATCCTTCATTCCGTATAATCTCTGGGAAAATATTCTTCCCGAAAAGTCAGGTTTGTTCTGCATTTTCTGAACCTCTATATTCGCCCTTGCTATTTCTATATTCTGCTGCTGCAGAGCCAATGAGGGATGAAAACTGTCTGACGGAAAGTCATCCACATCCAGTTTCTGCAAATTGGTGTCTTCCGGCAAGTACATCTTCTGAGTATTGAGAAAAAGGCTCAACTGCTGCTGCTGTACTGAAATATTCTGTTGGTTTTGCTGTTTCTGTGCCTGCAGCTCCTTCATCCGTGCTTCGGCAGCAATGTTTTCCAGTCCTGCAGCTTCACCCGTTTTGAAACGAAGATTAGCTGCTTCGTACATACTGGTGTAATATTCATCAAGTTTCTGATAAAGTCTGGCTAGATCCTGAAGGTACCACAGCTGATAAAATGCTGTGTTTACCTCTTTTTTAATTACGGCATCGAGCATACCTTTATTAAGCTGGTGGTATTTTAGCTGCTCCTCAAAATACTTTCTTTTCGCCTTATATAATCCCGGCCATTGGATTGATTGCTGGACTCCAATTTTTAATTCGCCATTGGGATCACTTGGCCTCATATCGTCATTTTCTATAAAAATGCCGGTCTTAGGAATTTCACGCGTAGTTTTGGTCTCCAGCACAGCTTTGCTTACCTGAGCACGGTTTACGGAGTACTGCAAATTATTGGCTAGTGCTATTTTCACTGCATCATTTGGCGAGATCCTTTCCTGTGCCTGGAAGGAGCCTGTCACAAGACAGAGCAGCAAGACCAGCACCGGAAGCGGTGAATTTTTAATATTTCTCAATTTAGTTCTGAATTGGTTTTTAGAATTGAAGATGATATACAGCAAAGGCAATACAAACAGCGTTAGAAAGGTCGCCGTAACCAAACCGCCGATAACTACTGTTGCAAGCGGTCTTTGCACTTCGGCACCGCTCCCGGTAGAAAAAGCCATCGGGAAAAATCCAAATGATGCTACGGCTGCCGTCATCAATACAGGACGAAGCCTGATACTGGTTCCTTCTATGACCCTTCGTATTACATTATTTACACCGGATTTCTGTAGGTCTTTGAAAGTACTCACCAAGACGATACCGTTCAGGACGGCCACACCAAATAACGCAATGAAGCCCACTCCTGCAGAAATACTGAATGGCATATCTCTTATGAGCAACGCAAACACACCGCCAATAGCACTCATTGGTATTGCAGTAAATATAAGCAAGCTGTCTTTTAGGTTGCGGAAGGCAAAATAAAGCAAGAGAAAAATGAGTGCTAAAGCAACCGGCACGGCAATCTGTAATCTGGAAGAGGCCTGTTCCAGGTTTTCAAAAGTACCACCATAGGTATAATAATATCCGGGGGGCAGCAGGTTGGCATCAGTGAGTTTTTGCTGAATTTCGGTCACCACACTTTCTACATCTCTATCTTTTACATTGAAACCTACGACGATGCGGCGCTTTCCATCTTCCCGACTTATCTGTGCCGGACCGTCTTTATATTCCACTTTTGCGATCTGTGAAAGCGGAATCTGGACTCCGTTTGCGGTTGGAATAAAGAGGCTGCTGACGTCCTCAATAGAGCTTCTGCTCGCACTGTCCAGACGCGCGACCAGATTGAATTTCTTTTCATCTTCAAACACTACTCCTGCTGTTTCACCAGCAAACGCAGTACTTACTGTGTGATTAATATCCTCAATATTGAGACCGTAGGAGGCGAGGCGGGCTCTGTCGTAGGTAATGGTAATTTGGGGAAATCCCACGGTCTGCTCAATCTGGGGTTCTGTGGCCCCCTGAACGGTCTGGACGACTTTGGCAACGTCCGGTGCCAATTCAGCGAGGGTGTCGATATTTTCACCAAATATTTTAATCGCCACATCCTGTCTTACCCCGGTCATTAATTCGTTAAAACGCATCTGTATGGGTTGGGAGACTTCAAAAAACACGCCAGGTATCATTTCCAGTTTTTCCATCATTTCGGCACTTAACTCTTCGTAAGATTTGTCGCTGTCTTTCCAATCTTTTTTAGGTTTTAGCGTGACAATAAGATCGGTTGCTTCGGGCGGCATAGGGTCTGTTGGAACCTCCGCGCTTCCGGTTTTACCGACCACGGTGTTGACTTCGGGAAATGATTTCAAAATACGGCTTGCCTGCATAGAAGTTTCTATACTTTGTGAAAGGGAGGTGCCCTGTGGCAGAATACAATGTACGGCAAAATCACCTTCCTGAAGTTGGGGTATAAATTCGCCGCCCATGCGAGAGAACAGCAGAAGCGACACCGTAAGCAGCGCTATGGCCGCGGCAACTACTGCATATTTAAATGCAATAGCCTTCTGCAACAACGGAACGTAAAAATTATGGATCTTAGCCATCATTTTATCGGCAAAGGTCTTTTTGGCACTGATATTTTTAGATAAAAACAATGCGGACATCATGGGTATATAAGTAAGAGAGAGGATCAGTGCTCCGACAATGGCAAATGATACGGTCTCTGCCATAGGACGGAACATTTTACCTTCAATTCCCTGAAGTGACAGAATGGGTAGGTAGACAATAAGTATAATGATCTGGCCAAATGCTGCAGAACTCATCATCTTTTTTGCACTGGCTTCCACAGCCCGGTCCATTGTGTGCTGCGACAGTTTTTGGGATTTGTGGTGGACCGCGAGAAAGTGAAGGGTCGCCTCCACAATGATTACTGCGCCATCTACAATAAGCCCGAAATCAATAGCTCCCAAACTCATCAAGTTTGCACTGACTCCAAAAACATTCATCATACCTAAGGCAAAAAGGAGAGAAAGTGGAATGGCAGAAGCCACAATAAGCCCTGCACGAAAATTACCCAGAAACAGAACGAGCACAAGGATGACAATAAGAGCGCCTTCCACCAAATTTGTTTCTACGGTACGGATCGCCCGGTCTATTAAGTTAGTCCGGTCCACGAAAGGTTCTACGATAATATCCGCTGGAAGGGATTTTTGAATGGTGAGCATTTTTTCCTTAACCCGACTCACTACTTCCGCGGAATTTTCACCTTTGAGCATCATTACAATACCCCCGACAGCCTCTTTATCGCCGTTATAGGTAAGGGCACCATATCTAACGGCACTGCCTATACGTGCCTCCGCGACATCTTTGATAAGTACAGGGATACCGTTGACTGTTTTTATTACGGTGTTGGAAATATCATCTAAAGAAGAGATCAGACCGATGCCGCGAATAAAATAGGCATTAGGTTTTTTATCGATATAAGCGCCGCCGGTATTTTCGTTATTTTTCTGGAGTGCAGCAAAAATATCTGCAATGGTAACATTCATTGCTTTAAGCCTATAGGGATTAATCGCGACTTCATACTGCTTAAGTTTCCCGCCGAAACTGTTAATTTCAGCTACTCCGGGTGTCCCGTAAAGTTGCCTTGCCACGACCCAATCCTGCATGGTACGCAGATCCGTAGCGGAGTATTTATCTTCTGACCCTTTTTTAGGGTGAATAACATATTGATAGATTTCTCCCAAGCCGGTAGAAACCGGGGACATTTCGGGGGTGCCAATACCCTGTGGAATATTTTCTTCGGCCTCTTTCAGTTTTTCAGTGATGAGTTGGCGTGCAAAGTAAATATCCACGCTTTCGTCGAAAACGACCGTCACTACGGACAAGCCAAATCTTGAAATTGACCTCATTTCGGTAATTCCGGGAATGTTGGCGAGGCTCTGTTCAATTGGATATGTTACCAACTGTTCTGTTTCCTGTGCGGCTAATGTGGGTGTACTGGTAATGATCTGAACCTGATTATTGGTGATATCTGGCACAGCATCTAGGGGAAGCTTAGTAGCGCTATACACGCCCCAAATGATTAGTGCGAAAGTCATGAGCCCAATAATGAGCTTATTCTTTACACTAAACTGTATAATTTTATATATCATTTGTAAAAATTAAGGTTAATTGAAGGTAAAGCACATTCCGTATTGTTCACGAAAATGCGCGACTATTTAATAGCCGAGTGGTCTTCCGAAAAAATCCGAAGAAAAAGTAATTAACCTATTTTGGGAGGTTGCCAGATATCGGCAGGGTGGAGAATCTTGTGATCATATTTCCTATCAGGAAGAATATCTTTTATTACAACCTTGTGGTGCTCAGGAAGTAACGTATTAATCTGTAAAACTGATAAATTCATACCACAACAATTGCAAACGCAGAAAGGAGAACAAAGATCAGCGTGTTGATTCTGGCTTTGTTCGAGGTGAACATCCTGATTCTGACAAAATTTTTCGCTTAAACCCTTTGCCGCGTCGTTGCATGGCACCATAGTAAGCACCATAAAGAACAAGGATAAAGAGAAGGCCAAAAATTTCACGGTGCTAATTTAATAAAAATATATTTACTTCAATTTATGTCTTAGCTCATATTACTGCAATGATTCCTCAGGTTGTAGGCTGGTATTGTTTGCCTCATGAGAATCTGTGTTTCCGGCGGTCGTTATACGCTGTAAAAAAGAGTGCAACCGGTCTTTATTTCGCAGCTGCACTCTTTAAAATTGACACAATAAAAACTCCTTTAATAGTTCAGTGTAATCCCTGCACCCCAGCTCATATCGCTGTCGTAGTGGGTTGAGATTCCGATATTTTTTGTGACGATATATTTAAGACCTGCCATATATTCTTTGTCGGTATTGACCATGAATGCCCCGCGCAAACGCGCAGTCAATGGAATGTCTTCACGTTTCAGCTGGAACCTTACAATTCCGTCTGTAAATATTTCTGCCTGCAGGTCCACCAACATCGGGAGTTTATACATGATACCAGCGCTGAAAGTTTTTCTTTCATCTTTAGTAGATGCCTGTCCAAAAAGGTTTTTTTCAATATTATTCCTGTCAATCTTTCTATAATGATAGTTAAATCCGATAAATGGTTTCAGCCACTGCATACGGTCCACATACCTGCCGAGTTGGGTTTCCACCTCGTAGCCGTGATGGGGATTGTAACCTAAACGCCATTCTGTTCCCAATTCCCAGCGGGCATTTGAGATCCTCGCCATCCCGTCGTTACCATTAGTAGCAAAATCGTTTTCGGCCATAAGGTGCCACATGTTACTTTCGCGCTGGAGCTTTTTGTAAGCTGAAGCTTTATCGGGCAGCAAAGGATTCTGATAATCACCAACAGCAAAAACACGGTTCATCCCCGCCATCATGTGATAGAGGATGTGACAGTGGAAAAACCAGTCCCCGTCAGTTTTTGCTTCAAATTCGATGACATTAGTTTCCATCGGCATAATATCCAACACATTTTTGAGGGGTGCCTGAACACCATTTTTGTTGAGTACGCGGAAATCAAATCCGTGCAGGTGCATCGGGTGGCGCATCATTGAGTTATTGAAAAGGGTAATGCGGAGAATTTCCCCTTTCTTCACCAATATTTTGTCCGATTCTGCCAGGACTCTATCGTCCATGCTCCAAACGTAGCGGTTCATGTTTCCCGTAAGGGTAAACTTGAGCTCGCGCACGGGACTGTCTTTCGGAAGCGAAGTGTCATAAGGCGATTTCATCATTCCGTAATTCAATGTGGTAATCCCGGAAGCAGGCATCTGGTGCTTTGAGTGATCCATTTCCGCATCACTGTTGTCCATTGTATTCATCGGCATTGCTGCATTGTTTTCAGCAATAATCTCAGGGTACATCACCTGATTCATATCCATAGTCTGGTAACTCATCTCCATGCCCATATCCTTCATGTCACCGTTCATCTTCATCATGTCATTCATCATCCTCATTCCTTCAAAATATTTGAGTTTGGGTAATGGTGCCTGGGCTTTTTTAATTCCTTCGCCAATGTAAACGGAAGCCGATTTTGTGCGGTCTTCGGGCGTAACAAGGAGCTCGTAGGAGGTGTTTCTTTCAGGAATTTCCACTACGATATCCACCGTTTCGGAAACCGCCAGGATCAGGCGATCCACTTCGACCGGTTCAATGTCCAATCCATCACTGGCCACTACTTTTATTTTTCCTCCGGCATAATTGAGCCAGAAATAGGAGGAAGCCCCGCCGTTGGCTATTTGAAGCCGAACTTTATCACCGGCTTTATATCGGGAGAGTTGACTTTCGATTTTACCGTTAATCAGAAAGGCGTCATAATACACGTCACTCACGTCCATGGCAAGCATCCGCTTCCATTCGTTGGTGAGTTTTGTCTTAAAGTGTCCCTCTTTTATGGCTTCTGCATAACTTTGAGTACTGCCTTTTTTTATTGCGAACCAGTCATTGGCGTTGTGAAGCATCCGCTGAACATTATTGGGGTTCAGGTTTGTCCACTCGCTCAGGATAAGGTGCTCCGTGGGCAAATTATCAATCCCCGGTCGGAAAGTAGGATCTTCGGGACGTTTTTTCAGAATCATCATCCCATACATTCCAATCTGCTCCTGCAGACCAGTATGTGAGTGATACCAGTGGGTTCCGTTTTGGATGATCGGAAACGAATACGTGTAGGTTGAATGTGGTGGAATGGGTTTCTGGGTAAGCCAGGGAACCCCATCTTCTTTATTTGGAAGATGAAGACCGTGCCAGTGCAGAGAAGTTTCTTCATCCATTAAATTATGGACAATCACTTCCGCCGTATCGCCCTCATAAAACTCCAGCTTTGGCATCGGAATCTGCCCGTTTACGGCAATGGCGCGTTTCTGTTTGCCCGCGAAATTTACCAGGGTGTCTTTCACATAAAGATGGTAGGTCACTTTGCGTCCGCCTTTTAGGTGCTTTTCGGGCATGGGCATGACCATTTTGTGTTCACCATGTATCTGCATGTTTCCGTGTGCAGAATGATCTTCCTTCTTTCCTTTTTGAGGGACCAGATTCATACCGCACTTGGGACACTTTCCCGGTTTGTCCGAAATCACCTCGGGATGCATCGGACAGGTGTAACCTTTTTGCGCTGCTTCATGCTGATGCGGAGCAGGTGTTGAATGTTCCGGCGTTTTGATGCTCGCTGGGTCTTTCGGTACTGCTTTAGTCTTTGGCATCACCGGTTTTTTAACTTCCGTTACCGTCTTTGTTTTTGCAGCGGTAATTTCAGGTTTCTTACCCGTAGTTTTTTTAACTACGGTGGCCTTTTTAGGAGCGGGCGCGGATTTGGCCGCCGTTTTTTTCTCAGTAACGGTTTTCTTCACCAAGGTCATACCGCAAATGGGGCAGTTACCGGGTGCTGATTTCACGACCTGCGGATGCATCGGGCAGGTGTACACGGTTTTGGTGCTCTGTGAATAACTGTTTATGGACATTGCCATAAATAGGAAGAGCGAAAATATATATTTCATCCTGTGATTATTTAATTTTTAACAAACTTGCATTAAGTGCGACCACGATGGTGCTTACACTCATCAGCACTGCGCCCATGGCGGGACTCAGGACAAATGTAGGATACAGAACACCCGCAGCAAGTGGAATAGCCACGACGTTGTAGCCCACTGCCCATACGAGATTCTGGATCATCTTGCTGTAGGTTTTTTTTCCAAAATTTATCATTTTCACCACGTCTCGAGGGTCACTGTTGACCAGAATAATATCTGCGGTTTCGGCAGCAACATCAGTTCCGCTGCCAACTGCAATGCCTACATCTGCTGC contains the following coding sequences:
- a CDS encoding multicopper oxidase domain-containing protein, producing the protein MKYIFSLFLFMAMSINSYSQSTKTVYTCPMHPQVVKSAPGNCPICGMTLVKKTVTEKKTAAKSAPAPKKATVVKKTTGKKPEITAAKTKTVTEVKKPVMPKTKAVPKDPASIKTPEHSTPAPHQHEAAQKGYTCPMHPEVISDKPGKCPKCGMNLVPQKGKKEDHSAHGNMQIHGEHKMVMPMPEKHLKGGRKVTYHLYVKDTLVNFAGKQKRAIAVNGQIPMPKLEFYEGDTAEVIVHNLMDEETSLHWHGLHLPNKEDGVPWLTQKPIPPHSTYTYSFPIIQNGTHWYHSHTGLQEQIGMYGMMILKKRPEDPTFRPGIDNLPTEHLILSEWTNLNPNNVQRMLHNANDWFAIKKGSTQSYAEAIKEGHFKTKLTNEWKRMLAMDVSDVYYDAFLINGKIESQLSRYKAGDKVRLQIANGGASSYFWLNYAGGKIKVVASDGLDIEPVEVDRLILAVSETVDIVVEIPERNTSYELLVTPEDRTKSASVYIGEGIKKAQAPLPKLKYFEGMRMMNDMMKMNGDMKDMGMEMSYQTMDMNQVMYPEIIAENNAAMPMNTMDNSDAEMDHSKHQMPASGITTLNYGMMKSPYDTSLPKDSPVRELKFTLTGNMNRYVWSMDDRVLAESDKILVKKGEILRITLFNNSMMRHPMHLHGFDFRVLNKNGVQAPLKNVLDIMPMETNVIEFEAKTDGDWFFHCHILYHMMAGMNRVFAVGDYQNPLLPDKASAYKKLQRESNMWHLMAENDFATNGNDGMARISNARWELGTEWRLGYNPHHGYEVETQLGRYVDRMQWLKPFIGFNYHYRKIDRNNIEKNLFGQASTKDERKTFSAGIMYKLPMLVDLQAEIFTDGIVRFQLKREDIPLTARLRGAFMVNTDKEYMAGLKYIVTKNIGISTHYDSDMSWGAGITLNY
- a CDS encoding efflux RND transporter periplasmic adaptor subunit, coding for MKKYITLIFAVSVLLTGCKKESEVTETKEATAVEKPDEHEDPNVAHFTEEQIKTVGIQMGSIESKELSNTIKVSGMLTVPNQNKAFVTPSYSGIVRSLYVQPGSYVSRGKVIATISNPDLIVMQQQLQQVNGQIKMAELEVTRAQQLYKGNAAPLKKFQQAQTDLATLRSQRSGLQKQLGSIGAAQGYSSSLAVRAPISGTVSKVIAQIGSNVDMASPIAEIVSNSALHLDIYVYEKDLGKVQPGQTIHFTLTNSPGKEYDAKITSIGTAFEGESKTVPVHAQVVGDRSGLIDGMNVTAVISLDKQTTASVPTEAIVNDKGQDFIFIMQSDHDKEENNEKVSTSTNGNNKKTIVEKEVGFEKIPVAKGVTALGYTQITPLKPIPADAKIVIKNAFFILAKLNNKGEEGDGH
- a CDS encoding CusA/CzcA family heavy metal efflux RND transporter; this translates as MIYKIIQFSVKNKLIIGLMTFALIIWGVYSATKLPLDAVPDITNNQVQIITSTPTLAAQETEQLVTYPIEQSLANIPGITEMRSISRFGLSVVTVVFDESVDIYFARQLITEKLKEAEENIPQGIGTPEMSPVSTGLGEIYQYVIHPKKGSEDKYSATDLRTMQDWVVARQLYGTPGVAEINSFGGKLKQYEVAINPYRLKAMNVTIADIFAALQKNNENTGGAYIDKKPNAYFIRGIGLISSLDDISNTVIKTVNGIPVLIKDVAEARIGSAVRYGALTYNGDKEAVGGIVMMLKGENSAEVVSRVKEKMLTIQKSLPADIIVEPFVDRTNLIDRAIRTVETNLVEGALIVILVLVLFLGNFRAGLIVASAIPLSLLFALGMMNVFGVSANLMSLGAIDFGLIVDGAVIIVEATLHFLAVHHKSQKLSQHTMDRAVEASAKKMMSSAAFGQIIILIVYLPILSLQGIEGKMFRPMAETVSFAIVGALILSLTYIPMMSALFLSKNISAKKTFADKMMAKIHNFYVPLLQKAIAFKYAVVAAAIALLTVSLLLFSRMGGEFIPQLQEGDFAVHCILPQGTSLSQSIETSMQASRILKSFPEVNTVVGKTGSAEVPTDPMPPEATDLIVTLKPKKDWKDSDKSYEELSAEMMEKLEMIPGVFFEVSQPIQMRFNELMTGVRQDVAIKIFGENIDTLAELAPDVAKVVQTVQGATEPQIEQTVGFPQITITYDRARLASYGLNIEDINHTVSTAFAGETAGVVFEDEKKFNLVARLDSASRSSIEDVSSLFIPTANGVQIPLSQIAKVEYKDGPAQISREDGKRRIVVGFNVKDRDVESVVTEIQQKLTDANLLPPGYYYTYGGTFENLEQASSRLQIAVPVALALIFLLLYFAFRNLKDSLLIFTAIPMSAIGGVFALLIRDMPFSISAGVGFIALFGVAVLNGIVLVSTFKDLQKSGVNNVIRRVIEGTSIRLRPVLMTAAVASFGFFPMAFSTGSGAEVQRPLATVVIGGLVTATFLTLFVLPLLYIIFNSKNQFRTKLRNIKNSPLPVLVLLLCLVTGSFQAQERISPNDAVKIALANNLQYSVNRAQVSKAVLETKTTREIPKTGIFIENDDMRPSDPNGELKIGVQQSIQWPGLYKAKRKYFEEQLKYHQLNKGMLDAVIKKEVNTAFYQLWYLQDLARLYQKLDEYYTSMYEAANLRFKTGEAAGLENIAAEARMKELQAQKQQNQQNISVQQQQLSLFLNTQKMYLPEDTNLQKLDVDDFPSDSFHPSLALQQQNIEIARANIEVQKMQNKPDFSGRIFSQRLYGMKDPITGFSVAVEFPIFGKTAYKAKLQSAEAEVEIQQSQLRYQENQFAAQTRSSYTEILKAAEMLKYYESIGLKQADQIFDAAMLSYKAGEIGFSEMHQFFTQAIDIRKNYLIALNEYNMAVIQYNYYIKN
- a CDS encoding DUF6660 family protein, with the protein product MKFLAFSLSLFFMVLTMVPCNDAAKGLSEKFCQNQDVHLEQSQNQHADLCSPFCVCNCCGMNLSVLQINTLLPEHHKVVIKDILPDRKYDHKILHPADIWQPPKIG
- a CDS encoding heavy metal translocating P-type ATPase, whose product is MANNKLHTHTFDENGRQLCCTEEEKINLVADQRLKKELGDKACCAVDEKINRSKSEHSEKDGHKPGDEHDDDDDGHDHSNQGKSTFQLFLPAIISFVILMAGLGIDYLIPQSWFNDWLRVGWYAAAYLPVGLPVLKEAFESIRKGDVFSEFFLMSIATIGAFAIGEYPEGVAVMLFYSVGEVFQTLAVQRAKGNIAKLLDQRPDEVTILVDNRPQTVKAAEVALDSVIQLKPGEKLALDGILISDSASFNTSALTGESKPDTKQKNDTVLAGMINLNTVAKVQVNTLYNDSKLSKILELVQNATAQKAPTELFIRKFARIYTPIVVFLAVAICLLPYLFVDEYIFRDWLYRALIFLVISCPCALVISIPLGYFGGIGAASRNGILFKGSNFLDALAEVKNVVMDKTGTMTEGVFKVQTVNLKQEFDRDLILKLVNVIENSSTHPVATAIHDHLGEPDHTIILDNVEEIAGHGLKGSYQGKELLVGNFKLMDKFNIQYDVNPNDIVETLIAIAYEGKFAGYLTIADSIKEDAAETVQKLQSLGVKVTMLSGDKATVVKAVAGKLGIPNAFGDLLPEDKVNKVKEIKARNETVAFVGDGVNDAPVVALSDVGIAMGGLGSDATIETADVVIQDDKPSKIPMAINIGKQTKKIVWQNIALAFGVKAVVLVLGAGGLATMWEAVFADVGVALLAILNAVRIQKMKF